In Candidatus Baltobacteraceae bacterium, the sequence AGAGCCACCAGCGCGGGGCGCTCTTGCGCGCGCCGCGATCGAAATACACGACCGCCACCCGTCCGTCTGCCGTCTCGAACTCGAACCAGTGCCGCTTGAGGTAGACGTCGCCGCGATCTTCCTTCGTCGAGCGCCATGCACGCCGTTGCTCGCGCACCTCGATGCGCTCGTCGCCCAACGTGAACGCGGGCGGTAGCGACGGCTCGCCGTGGGTGAGCGCGGCGACGTCGCCCGCGCCTTCAGGAACGATCGCCTTCCCGACGAAGCCCATGAGCGATGGCTTTGATGCGGATCGGAATCGACCTCGGTGGAACCAAGATCGAAATCGCCGTCCTCGATCCGGGCGGGAACGAACGGTTGCGTAAACGCATTCCGACGCCGCGCGGCGATTATGCCGCGACGGTGGGCGCGATCGCAACGCTCGTCAACGAGGCCGATCGCGACCTCGGCGAGCGCGGCACGGTCGGCGTCGGCACGCCGGGCGCGCTATCCAAGAAGACCGGCCGGATCAAAAACTCGAATAGCACCGTGCTGATCGGCAAGCCGCTGCGCGAGGATCTAGAACGCGCGCTCGGGCGCGAGATTCGCATGAGCAACGACGCGAATTGCCTCGCGCTCTCCGAAGCGACCGACGGCGCCGCACGGAACGCCCCGGTCGTCTTTGCGGCGATCCTTGGAACCGGGGTTGGCGGCGGCCTTGCGATCGACGGGCGCGTACACGACGGACCAAACGCGATCGCCGGCGAGTGGGGCCACACGCCGCTGCCGTGGATGCGCGCCGATGAAGCGCCCGGGCCACCGTGCTACTGCGGCCGTAACGGCTGTATCGAAACCTTTCTTTCCGGTCCCGCGCGTGCGCGCGAACCGTCGCTCGAACGCTATCTCGATCGTCTCGCGCGCGGGCTCGCCGTTATCGTCGACGTTCTCGACCCCGACGCGATCGTGCTCGGCGGCGGCGTCTCGAACGTCGACGACATTTACACCCGCGTACCGGCGCTCATCCGCGACTATGTCTTCTCCGACACCTTCGATACGCCGCTACTGCGCGCGGCGCACGGCGATTCTAGCGGCGTGCGGGGCGCGGCGATGCTGTGGCCGGCATCGGCGAAGGCAGCGCGTTGACGCCTTTTCCGATCGCGTCGAGTTGGCGCTCGTACTGCTGTATCAACGCGGCTTGCACGTCGGTCGATCCGTCGTAGGCGGTCGCAATGATGTGCCGCAGGTACGCGATCTGGTCGATGACGCGCGCCGGTTGTTTGTAGCCGGCGTTTTCACTGCCGTTGCCGTTGCGGAGTCGATCGGCGAGCGCGGTGTAGCGAGGTCCCTTGCCCTTCTTCAATCGCGCGAGCCATACTTCGCCGCGTTCCTGATCCTGCGCCAAACGTTCCAACGCATCGTATTGCGCCTGCAGCGCCGCAACCGAAGCCTTCACGCGCGGATCCAGCCGCACGGTGAGCGGAACCTCCAACGTTGCGCCGCGCGCCAGCAACCGTACGGTGTAGCGCCCCGGAAGAACCTGCGGTCCCGTGATCGCCAGCGGATAGAAGACGTAATACGGGCGCGAGTCCTGAACGGTCTTCGGCCAGCCCGGCGCGTCGGTCGTCAGATCCCACGTCACACGATTCACGCCGCCGTCCGCGGTGCCGTCGAGATGCCGGATCACCGCACCGTGCGCATCCAGAATCTCGATCGTCACGTTCTCCTTCGTTTTCTTTGCGGGCTTCGAAACGCGATGCGGCTTCAAATAATATGAAATCACCGCGCCATAGGGCTTGTTCTCGGAAACGAACTCGTTCTGACCGAGATCGTGGTAGGGACGCGCGGTGTAGCGCCACGCGGTGCGCGGCCGAAAGAGCGCCACCTCGCCCTGCACGGCGCGCGCCAAACCTTCGAGCGGCGTGATGTCGTCGAGAATGGCGAAGCCGCGCCCATGCGTCCCGGCGATCAAGTCGTTCCATTCGGGTTGAATCTGGAGATCGAAGACCGGCACGTGGTTCATGCCAAGGCGAAAATCTTGCCAATGCGCGCCGCGGTCGAAAGAGACATACAGGCCGTCCTCGGTTCCGGCGAAGAGCAGATTGCGTGCACGCGGGTCTTCACGGACGACGTACGCCCAGAGCGGCAGCCCGCTGTCGATCCTCGTCCAACTCGTTCCGCCGTCGTGCGTCATATAGATGTAGGGATGCGTATCGCCGAGGCGGTGCGCGTCGAACGTGACGTACGCCACGTCCGGGTCTTGATGCGAGGTTTCGATCGAAGCGACGATCGCGTGCGCCGGCACGCCGGTGATGTTCTTTCCAACGTCGGTCCACGACGCGCCGCTATCGTGCGTGACGTCGACATGCCCGTCGTCGGTTCCCACCCAAATCGTCCCGGCGTCCATCCCTTCGGCAATCGCGAAGATCGTGCAGTACGTTTCGGCGTTGGTGTTGTCGTGCGTGATCGGGCCGCCGCTCGGGAGCAGCCATTTCGGATCGCACGGCTGCGTGAGATCGGGACTGATCACACTCCACGATTGGCCTTGGTCGCGCGAGCGGAAGAGCACGTTGCCGCCGTAGTAGATCGTGTCGGGGTCGTGCCGCGAGACCAGCAGCGGAGCGCTCCAATTGAATCGATATTTCGACGAGCCGGCGCCCGTGCCGAACGTGATCTTCGGCTGCGGTGAGATGTAGCGCGCCTCGCCGGTAAGCAGATTGCGGCGCGTCAGGTCGCCGAAATGCGTGTCCTCATAGATCACGTCGGAATCGGTCGGATCGGGCACCGCGTATTGGCCGTCACCCCAATCCGAGATGTTGCGCCACGATCCGCCCGCGACGCCGGTGTCGTTCCAGAGCGAGTTCGGGCCCCACCACACCTCGTGGTCCTGCATTCCGCCCATCACGTGATACGGAAGCGCGTGATCGTAGCCGACGCGATAGACCTGGGCAAACGGCACGGTGTTGACGAACGACCACGTCTTGCCGTCGTCGTTGCTCAGATCGAAGCCCATATCACTACCGAGCAATTCGCGCCTGGGATTGCTCGGATCGATCCAGAGGTCGTGATTGTCGCCGCCAGCTTCGACGCCTTTGAAATGTTTGCCGCCGTCGGTCGAGCGTGAAAGCTCGCCCGAGATGTTCCAGACGATGTTCGGCCGATCGGGATCGACGCGAACTTGACTGAAGTAGAACGGACGAAAGACCAAATCCTGATCCGCGTTCACCAATCGCCATTGCACGCCGCCGTCGTCCGAGCGATAGAGCATGCCCGTTCGCGTGGGAACGATCGCGTAAACGACGTTCGGATGATGCGCGCTGATCGAGAGGCCCACGCGATTGATGATGCCGCCGGGTAAACCGTCGTGACGCGCCGGATCGGTCAACTTCGTCCAGGTGACGCCGCCGTCGGTCGAGCGAAAGAGCCCGCTTCCGACGCCGCCGCCGCGAAACGTCCACGGCCGCCGCAGATAGTCGAAGGTTCCGGCTAAGGCGATCTGCGGGTTCGAGGGATCGAAGGCAACGTCGCTGCCGCCGGTGGTGGGGTTCACGTAAAGCACGCGCTGCCACGTCCTTCCGCCGTCGCTCGTGCGATAGATTCCGCGCTCGCCGCCCGGCGTGAACTCGGGTCCCATTGCCGCGACCAGTGCGACGTTCGGGTTGGTGGGATCGATCGCGATCTTCGCGATGTGCTGCGTGCCCGTAAGTCCGCACGAGCGCCAGGTTTTGCCGGCATCGTCGGAACGAAAGACGCCGTCTCCGAGCGCCGCGGTGTTGCGCGGAAAGCCTTCGCCGGTTCCGGCGTAGAGCACGTTCGCGTTCGACGGTGCGACGGCGATCGCGCCGATCGACGTCGAACGGCCGGCGTCGAAGATCGGCTCGAACGTCATCCCACCGTCGATCGACTTGT encodes:
- a CDS encoding ROK family protein is translated as MALMRIGIDLGGTKIEIAVLDPGGNERLRKRIPTPRGDYAATVGAIATLVNEADRDLGERGTVGVGTPGALSKKTGRIKNSNSTVLIGKPLREDLERALGREIRMSNDANCLALSEATDGAARNAPVVFAAILGTGVGGGLAIDGRVHDGPNAIAGEWGHTPLPWMRADEAPGPPCYCGRNGCIETFLSGPARAREPSLERYLDRLARGLAVIVDVLDPDAIVLGGGVSNVDDIYTRVPALIRDYVFSDTFDTPLLRAAHGDSSGVRGAAMLWPASAKAAR
- a CDS encoding DUF6504 family protein, whose amino-acid sequence is MGFVGKAIVPEGAGDVAALTHGEPSLPPAFTLGDERIEVREQRRAWRSTKEDRGDVYLKRHWFEFETADGRVAVVYFDRGARKSAPRWWLYTLS